One genomic window of Dysgonomonas mossii includes the following:
- a CDS encoding GIN domain-containing protein, whose translation MNIMKFIGISILSIIVLFVSCGSSKTSHVEKINLSSYSGIEVRSGIEVYFSYGKSHTAQIDSPEPIDVYVEKGILKVNRKGKSNKRVKVYLTANNIQSIALSGGSKFSTDELKNNRGISIAASGGSSFDIKKLESRESSIAVSGGSRYNIDEVRSETLNIASSGGSTSSLDIKSARAVSVAVSGGSNVVLTGSVESLSVVSSGNANVDIINLKYKDIQTNTSGRGRIQKR comes from the coding sequence ATGAATATTATGAAATTTATCGGTATCTCTATATTAAGTATCATCGTATTGTTTGTCTCGTGCGGATCGTCTAAAACCTCACATGTTGAAAAAATAAATCTGAGTTCTTATAGTGGTATTGAGGTCAGGTCGGGTATTGAGGTTTATTTCTCTTATGGGAAAAGCCATACTGCACAAATAGATAGCCCCGAGCCCATAGATGTATATGTAGAAAAAGGTATTTTGAAAGTGAATAGAAAAGGTAAAAGCAATAAGAGAGTGAAAGTATATCTTACGGCAAACAATATACAATCTATAGCACTTTCGGGAGGATCAAAGTTTTCTACCGACGAACTCAAAAATAATAGGGGAATATCTATAGCAGCATCAGGTGGCTCTAGTTTCGATATAAAGAAACTTGAATCGAGAGAATCTAGTATTGCTGTTTCGGGTGGCTCTCGTTATAATATAGATGAAGTGAGGTCAGAAACGTTAAATATTGCCTCCTCCGGTGGAAGTACTTCCTCTTTGGATATAAAGAGTGCGAGGGCTGTAAGTGTGGCGGTAAGCGGAGGCTCTAATGTTGTCTTGACAGGATCGGTTGAAAGTCTTTCGGTTGTCAGCTCAGGAAATGCTAATGTGGATATTATAAATCTTAAGTATAAAGATATTCAAACAAACACTTCAGGCAGAGGACGTATTCAAAAAAGATAA
- the gltX gene encoding glutamate--tRNA ligase has translation MSQKVRVRFAPSPTGPLHIGGVRTALYNYLFAKKNNGDFILRIEDTDSQRFVPGAEEYIIEALTWLGLKFDEGTHIGGTHAPYRQSERKEIYKKYVDILIQKGAAYIAFDTPEELTAKREAVSNFQYDASTRVEMRNSLTLSQEEVQSLIDAGNQYVVRFKIEAGQEVLVNDVIRGEVKYNSSVLDDKVLYKSADHLPTYHLANIVDDHLMEITHVIRGEEWLPSAPLHVLLYKAFGWEDSMPQFAHLPLLLKPEGNGKLSKRDGDRLGFPVFPLEWKDPQSGEISSGYRESGYLPEAVINFLALLGWNPGNDQEIMSMEELIQLFALEKCSKSGAKFDYEKGKWFNHQYIQLRPNSEIAAIFYPILQDKGIECPLQYIETVVGLVKERVSFVKELWDQASFFFVAPTAYDEKVVKKRWKEESPSQLSELAEVLKGIGDFSSHNQEEIVKGWIESKGYHLGNIMNAFRLAVVGESKGPHMFDITATIGKEETIARLEKAILNIK, from the coding sequence ATGTCTCAAAAAGTTAGGGTGCGTTTTGCACCGAGCCCGACCGGACCACTTCACATTGGCGGGGTACGTACGGCATTATATAATTATCTCTTTGCAAAAAAAAATAACGGCGATTTTATCCTTCGTATAGAAGATACCGATTCGCAACGTTTTGTGCCGGGTGCAGAAGAATATATCATCGAAGCTCTCACATGGTTGGGATTAAAGTTTGATGAAGGTACACATATTGGAGGTACTCATGCTCCATATAGGCAATCGGAGAGAAAAGAGATTTATAAAAAATATGTAGATATACTTATCCAAAAAGGAGCAGCTTATATTGCGTTTGATACTCCCGAAGAACTGACGGCTAAGCGTGAGGCTGTGAGTAACTTTCAGTACGATGCTTCTACACGGGTAGAGATGCGAAACTCGTTGACCCTCTCTCAAGAAGAAGTACAGTCACTCATAGATGCCGGCAATCAGTACGTAGTCCGATTCAAGATTGAAGCAGGGCAAGAAGTATTGGTGAATGACGTTATTCGTGGCGAAGTAAAATATAACTCATCGGTACTCGACGATAAGGTTCTTTATAAATCGGCAGATCATTTGCCTACATATCATTTGGCGAATATCGTAGATGATCACCTGATGGAGATAACACACGTTATCCGTGGCGAAGAATGGTTGCCTTCAGCTCCTTTGCATGTATTATTGTATAAGGCTTTTGGCTGGGAAGATTCTATGCCTCAATTTGCACACCTTCCGCTTTTGCTGAAGCCCGAAGGAAATGGAAAATTGAGCAAGCGTGATGGCGACCGTCTAGGCTTTCCTGTTTTTCCATTAGAATGGAAAGACCCGCAGAGTGGTGAGATTTCGTCAGGCTACCGTGAAAGTGGCTACCTGCCCGAAGCTGTAATCAATTTCCTTGCTCTTCTGGGATGGAATCCGGGTAATGATCAGGAAATAATGTCGATGGAAGAACTTATTCAACTTTTTGCATTGGAAAAATGTAGTAAGAGCGGAGCCAAATTTGATTACGAAAAAGGAAAATGGTTCAACCACCAATATATCCAATTAAGACCAAATAGCGAGATAGCCGCAATTTTTTACCCTATATTGCAAGATAAAGGGATAGAATGTCCGTTACAATATATAGAAACAGTTGTCGGTCTGGTAAAAGAACGAGTAAGTTTCGTAAAAGAATTGTGGGATCAGGCTTCTTTCTTCTTTGTGGCTCCAACTGCCTATGATGAGAAGGTTGTGAAGAAACGTTGGAAAGAAGAGTCGCCGTCTCAATTGAGCGAGCTGGCAGAAGTTCTGAAAGGAATTGGAGACTTCTCTTCTCACAATCAGGAAGAAATAGTGAAAGGCTGGATTGAATCGAAAGGCTATCATCTCGGCAATATAATGAATGCATTCCGTCTGGCTGTTGTAGGGGAGTCGAAAGGCCCTCATATGTTTGATATTACGGCAACTATTGGAAAAGAAGAAACAATAGCCCGACTTGAAAAGGCAATCTTAAATATTAAATAA
- a CDS encoding 3-deoxy-D-manno-octulosonic acid transferase produces MLFFYNFAIYLYALIVRLISPFHKKARKMIIGHKQTYRILRQNIDANAEYIWFHAASLGEFEQGRPIMEELKRTHPEYKILLTFFSPSGYEVRKDYPLADVVCYLPFDKKRNVKRFLKIVQPKMAIFIKYEFWYNFVNQLYKRNIPVYMVSAIFRPNQIFFRWYGSDMRKLLKKYTCICVQDENSRKLLSNIGITNVEVCGDTRFDRVLDIQKQAKQLPIAEAFEKKAKSENEKIFVAGSTWPKDEDILIPYFNMTTDLKLIIAPHEIDEAHLKYIESNLQRPHIRYSKATPGMMADYDCLIIDNFGLLSSIYSYGQVAYVGGGFGVGIHNILEAAVYDLPVIFGPNFKKFREAQQMIECGGGYSISDYQAFRGLMDEFLQYDGTLNAAGLHAGNYVRSNAGVVKRVMAVINL; encoded by the coding sequence ATGTTGTTTTTTTACAATTTTGCTATATATCTATATGCGTTGATTGTCCGTCTTATTTCTCCTTTCCACAAGAAAGCCAGAAAGATGATTATAGGGCACAAGCAAACTTATCGGATATTGAGGCAGAACATAGATGCAAATGCTGAATATATTTGGTTTCATGCTGCTTCTTTAGGCGAGTTTGAGCAAGGTCGTCCGATTATGGAAGAGTTGAAAAGAACACACCCTGAATATAAGATATTGCTTACATTTTTTTCTCCTTCGGGCTACGAAGTAAGGAAAGATTATCCGCTGGCAGATGTGGTTTGCTATTTGCCTTTTGATAAGAAACGGAATGTAAAGCGTTTCTTGAAGATTGTTCAGCCAAAGATGGCGATATTTATAAAATATGAATTCTGGTACAATTTTGTAAATCAGCTTTATAAAAGGAATATTCCGGTGTACATGGTTTCAGCGATCTTTCGTCCCAATCAGATATTCTTCCGTTGGTATGGAAGCGATATGCGCAAGTTGCTGAAAAAATATACATGTATATGCGTGCAGGATGAAAACTCCCGGAAACTGTTATCAAATATAGGTATCACAAATGTTGAAGTTTGTGGCGATACCCGTTTCGATAGAGTATTGGATATTCAAAAACAGGCCAAGCAACTTCCTATAGCCGAGGCTTTCGAGAAGAAAGCCAAGTCTGAGAATGAGAAGATATTTGTTGCCGGAAGTACCTGGCCAAAGGATGAGGATATACTGATCCCATACTTTAATATGACTACAGACCTTAAATTGATAATAGCTCCGCACGAGATTGATGAAGCCCACTTGAAGTACATCGAAAGCAACCTGCAACGTCCTCATATCCGCTATTCGAAGGCAACGCCCGGAATGATGGCAGACTATGACTGTTTGATTATTGATAATTTCGGACTCCTTTCGTCTATATATAGCTACGGACAAGTAGCATACGTAGGAGGAGGGTTTGGTGTTGGTATACATAACATATTAGAAGCTGCGGTTTACGATTTACCTGTGATATTTGGCCCGAATTTTAAAAAGTTTCGTGAAGCTCAGCAAATGATAGAATGTGGAGGAGGTTACTCGATTTCTGATTATCAGGCATTCCGTGGTTTGATGGATGAGTTCCTTCAGTATGACGGAACACTGAATGCTGCCGGGTTACATGCCGGTAATTATGTACGCTCCAATGCCGGGGTTGTGAAACGTGTAATGGCGGTAATCAATCTTTAG
- a CDS encoding HD family phosphohydrolase, translating into MAKIDYYISKIKIPTSVLFIAAIIIIVYFLPREGKYKYSYEDNRPWQYGLLTAPFKFHIHKSDAQIQEEKDSIMQTYQPYYLADATIEKKAISQVVQDARARSIPEDYITYINRKFTEIYKAGVISAEDYERIQQLNKKQLILRSETANKIAATRHIASFYTPRQAYEKIIDDAPAHIDIGRLKTFNLNNYLIANIIYDERMSLGIKNDMLQQVSLYDGEVQYGEKIIDRGEIVDARLKNILDSYIKEAEGKVGTKSKPGWLIMGELVMITLFVMALMIYLRFYRIEEYRNKKNVIFMLLMVVIFPVITGIMGDSKMFTLMYVIPFAIPTILIRTFIDSRTAITTHTITILICAIMFPLAQMAQFITVQMLVGYMCIFSLRNLSERSQLVVCALLILLTYIVSFTGWILCTEGDIALIKENSRVYIYFCINFVFVTFAYLLVYVCERVFGFMSEVSMIELSNTNRPLLQQLSEVAPGTFQHSMQVSTLVVAAAHRIGANATLVRTGALYHDIGKMVNPIFFTENQVEGIDPHAGLTEKESARIIIDHVAEGVRIAKKNNLPQQIIDFIETHHGKGKAKYFYNSYVNNHPDEIVDEEDFTYPGPNPFTRETAILMMADTVEAASRSLKENTKEAITELVNRLIDSQLSDGLFKNAPITFKDIEQVKEVFCDKLVSMRHLRVAYPELKRDENKVTREIEQ; encoded by the coding sequence ATGGCAAAAATCGACTATTATATCAGCAAGATAAAGATACCTACATCTGTCTTGTTCATCGCTGCAATCATTATTATTGTATATTTTTTACCGCGCGAGGGTAAATATAAATACAGTTATGAAGATAATCGGCCATGGCAATACGGCTTGCTTACAGCACCCTTTAAGTTTCATATACATAAGTCTGATGCACAGATACAAGAAGAGAAAGATAGCATCATGCAGACTTATCAGCCCTATTATCTGGCAGATGCGACAATCGAGAAAAAAGCAATATCTCAGGTTGTTCAGGATGCCAGGGCAAGAAGTATTCCGGAGGATTATATAACCTATATAAACAGGAAGTTTACAGAAATATACAAAGCCGGAGTGATCTCTGCCGAAGATTATGAGCGTATTCAGCAACTGAATAAAAAGCAATTAATACTTCGCAGCGAAACAGCAAACAAAATTGCTGCAACCAGGCATATTGCATCGTTTTATACACCACGCCAAGCATACGAAAAGATCATTGATGACGCTCCTGCCCATATTGATATAGGACGTCTTAAAACTTTTAATCTCAACAATTATCTGATAGCTAATATTATATACGATGAGAGAATGTCGTTGGGTATCAAGAATGATATGCTGCAACAGGTTTCTTTGTATGACGGAGAAGTACAATATGGCGAAAAGATTATAGATAGGGGAGAGATCGTAGATGCGCGCCTCAAAAATATTCTCGATTCTTACATTAAAGAAGCAGAAGGAAAGGTAGGAACAAAGTCTAAACCGGGATGGCTTATCATGGGAGAGTTGGTTATGATCACACTCTTTGTAATGGCTCTGATGATTTATCTCCGTTTCTATCGTATTGAGGAGTACAGAAATAAAAAGAATGTCATCTTTATGTTGCTTATGGTTGTTATTTTCCCGGTGATAACGGGAATAATGGGCGACTCGAAGATGTTTACTCTGATGTATGTCATTCCTTTTGCGATACCTACCATTCTCATACGTACATTTATAGACTCGCGTACAGCTATTACCACACATACCATTACAATATTGATCTGTGCCATTATGTTTCCTCTGGCTCAGATGGCTCAGTTTATCACAGTTCAGATGTTGGTCGGGTATATGTGTATCTTTAGCTTGCGGAATCTTTCTGAACGTTCCCAGCTGGTTGTATGCGCCCTTCTGATACTCCTTACATATATTGTGTCGTTTACGGGCTGGATTTTATGTACCGAAGGAGATATAGCATTGATAAAAGAAAATTCGAGGGTGTATATTTATTTCTGTATCAACTTTGTATTTGTCACCTTCGCTTATCTGCTAGTTTATGTTTGCGAAAGAGTCTTTGGCTTTATGTCGGAGGTGAGTATGATAGAACTCTCAAATACAAACAGACCTCTTCTACAGCAACTTTCGGAGGTTGCTCCGGGTACATTCCAACATTCTATGCAGGTATCTACATTGGTGGTTGCCGCTGCGCATCGTATCGGGGCTAATGCTACGCTGGTGCGTACAGGAGCTTTGTATCATGATATAGGTAAAATGGTAAATCCGATTTTCTTTACCGAGAATCAGGTTGAAGGGATCGATCCACATGCCGGACTGACAGAAAAAGAGAGTGCCCGCATTATAATAGATCATGTGGCTGAAGGGGTAAGAATAGCTAAAAAGAATAACTTGCCGCAACAGATAATAGATTTCATAGAAACTCACCACGGTAAAGGGAAAGCAAAATACTTCTATAATTCGTATGTAAATAATCATCCAGACGAAATCGTTGATGAGGAAGATTTTACTTATCCTGGACCAAATCCGTTTACGCGCGAAACCGCTATTCTTATGATGGCTGATACGGTGGAAGCTGCATCGAGAAGCCTTAAGGAGAATACGAAAGAAGCTATTACCGAATTGGTAAACCGTCTTATAGATTCTCAGCTGAGTGATGGTTTGTTCAAGAATGCCCCGATTACCTTTAAGGATATAGAACAGGTGAAAGAAGTGTTTTGCGACAAGTTGGTCAGCATGCGTCACTTACGTGTTGCCTATCCCGAGCTGAAGAGGGATGAGAATAAAGTAACCCGAGAAATAGAACAATAA
- a CDS encoding aminopeptidase C, with the protein MRKLLILPLFLLINLIVFAQEENTAYQFTVVKQNPITSIKNQGNSGTCWSFSGVAFLESELLKMNKGDHDLSEMYIVRRNYADKADKYVRVGGNLNFAQGGAFADVVETLDEYGVVPNEVYAGLNYGETIHNHGELEAALSGYVKGIADKKSSRISPVWGVGFNSVLDAYLGAVPKEFQYKGKTYTPQSLAQSLGLTSKNYVSITSFTHHPFYAPFAIEIPDNWRWALSYNVPMDEMIQVIDNAINNGYTVAWASDVSEIGFTRNGIAVIPDDEAPENIGSDQAHWLGLSKSEKTTRLKAKVDQGPVKEKVVTQEMRQAAFDSQETTDDHGMQIFGIVKDQNGTKYYLVKNSWGEAGKYKGIWYASETFVKYKTTNIMVNKTAVPAALAKKLNLN; encoded by the coding sequence ATGAGAAAATTACTTATTTTGCCTTTATTCCTGCTTATCAATCTGATTGTTTTTGCTCAGGAAGAAAACACAGCGTATCAGTTCACTGTGGTGAAACAAAACCCGATAACATCGATCAAAAATCAAGGGAATAGCGGAACTTGCTGGAGTTTTTCGGGAGTAGCTTTTCTTGAATCTGAGCTTCTTAAAATGAACAAAGGAGATCACGATCTTTCTGAGATGTATATTGTTCGTCGTAATTATGCCGATAAAGCGGATAAGTATGTAAGAGTAGGAGGTAATCTAAACTTTGCACAAGGTGGTGCATTTGCCGATGTTGTAGAAACTTTAGATGAATACGGCGTAGTTCCTAATGAAGTGTATGCCGGTCTTAACTATGGTGAGACTATTCATAATCATGGTGAATTGGAAGCTGCATTGAGTGGCTATGTAAAAGGAATTGCCGACAAGAAATCAAGCCGCATTTCTCCGGTATGGGGTGTTGGTTTCAACAGTGTTTTGGATGCTTATCTGGGTGCTGTACCAAAAGAATTCCAATACAAAGGCAAAACATATACTCCGCAGTCTTTAGCTCAATCTTTAGGGCTTACAAGCAAAAATTATGTGTCTATCACTTCATTCACACATCATCCGTTCTATGCTCCGTTTGCTATAGAAATACCTGACAACTGGCGCTGGGCTCTGTCGTATAATGTACCTATGGATGAAATGATACAAGTAATAGACAATGCAATAAATAACGGTTACACTGTGGCATGGGCTTCGGATGTAAGCGAAATCGGATTTACCCGCAATGGTATCGCTGTTATCCCCGATGATGAGGCTCCTGAAAACATTGGTTCAGATCAGGCTCATTGGTTAGGATTGTCAAAAAGCGAAAAAACTACCCGTTTGAAAGCAAAAGTAGATCAAGGTCCGGTAAAAGAAAAGGTGGTTACACAAGAAATGCGTCAGGCTGCATTTGATAGCCAAGAAACTACCGACGATCATGGTATGCAAATATTCGGGATTGTAAAAGATCAGAATGGTACAAAATATTATCTTGTGAAAAACTCATGGGGTGAAGCAGGGAAATATAAAGGAATATGGTATGCTTCAGAAACATTTGTGAAGTACAAAACAACAAATATAATGGTTAACAAGACTGCTGTTCCAGCTGCTCTTGCCAAAAAACTAAATCTGAACTAA
- a CDS encoding DUF6249 domain-containing protein: protein MGELVPIIAILCAVGLPVVLGGMVLLKLLSSDKKVRMELAKQGIIPPPEVKTAPNKYRSLRNGFLCVGIAIGLALGVFIAPSFALSLDFQYLVISSSVLLFLGLAYVVFYLVVKDKKEFEDAE from the coding sequence ATGGGTGAATTAGTACCAATAATTGCAATTTTATGTGCAGTAGGATTGCCGGTCGTTTTAGGTGGAATGGTTCTTTTAAAACTTTTATCATCAGATAAGAAAGTTCGTATGGAATTGGCGAAACAAGGGATTATACCTCCGCCCGAAGTAAAAACAGCTCCGAACAAATACAGATCTCTTCGCAATGGTTTTCTGTGTGTCGGAATCGCTATCGGGTTGGCTTTAGGGGTTTTCATCGCACCAAGCTTTGCTCTTTCTTTAGATTTTCAATATCTTGTAATAAGTAGTAGCGTGCTGTTGTTCCTTGGTCTTGCTTACGTTGTGTTTTACTTGGTGGTGAAAGACAAAAAAGAATTTGAAGACGCTGAATAA
- a CDS encoding RNA polymerase sigma factor, producing the protein MDEKQLIHKVLKGDTSAFGYFVDTYQDMAITIAYRVCGNRQDAEDIVQNAFVKAFHNLHTFRADSKFSTWFYRIVYNTAITETRNTVYNTEFVDYKQIDLDNSFSDWDTMSQVEDNERKAIVNEAMDKMPRDEGLLLTLYYLEDNSVKEIAQITGLTDVNVKVKMHRARKRFADILEQMMRYETS; encoded by the coding sequence ATGGATGAAAAGCAACTTATACACAAAGTCCTGAAGGGAGATACGTCTGCCTTCGGGTATTTTGTAGACACATATCAGGATATGGCTATAACTATAGCCTATCGTGTGTGTGGTAACAGGCAGGATGCAGAAGATATTGTGCAGAATGCTTTTGTTAAGGCTTTTCATAATTTGCATACATTTAGAGCTGACAGTAAGTTTTCGACTTGGTTCTACAGAATTGTTTATAATACGGCAATTACAGAAACCCGTAATACGGTTTACAATACAGAGTTTGTTGATTATAAACAGATTGATTTGGATAATTCTTTCTCGGATTGGGATACAATGTCTCAGGTAGAGGATAACGAGAGGAAGGCTATTGTAAATGAGGCTATGGATAAGATGCCTAGAGATGAAGGGCTTTTGCTCACATTATACTATCTGGAAGATAACTCGGTGAAAGAAATAGCACAAATAACCGGGCTGACGGATGTAAATGTGAAAGTGAAGATGCATAGGGCACGAAAGCGTTTCGCAGATATTCTGGAACAGATGATGCGGTACGAAACCTCTTAG